In the Halorussus salinus genome, CCGGGGCAAAAAGCACGGTACCTAAAGGATTAGGTAGTCGGGTCTTGGCGCGGTTCGAGCGGCCGACGCTCGACTCCGACCCGCCGGTCGAGTCGGGTCCTGAGGTCGTCGGGTCGCCGCGGAACGCACGCTGTCGGGTCCGTCGAACGCCGTCGGAACCCCTTAATCCCCCGAGCGTCTACCGACGTGTGCGTACCTCAAGTCCCCGCCCGAGCAGTCCCACTCGGGAGCGATGACAGCGCGGAGAACCCGGGTACGCGACATAGCGGGTTGCACCCCGAACAGCACGCCCGGCACGAGGGTTTGCCAGCAGACTCGGCACGCCGCCACGGGATGACGCTGGAGGTTAGTGTTCCGGGCGACATTTCGGTACTTCGTCACCGTCGAGCGGTGACTGTGCTTTTACTCGTCAGACCCCTACGACTGATAATGACGATACAGGAGAATCGGGAGCGTCCCGAGGAGTCCGGGGGAGCGCAGTTCGGGGGCGAGCAGTCCGCCGTGGAGGGGACTCCTCCGGACGCCGGGGCGTCGCCAGCTATCGCCGTCGAGGGACTCCGCAAGCGGTTCGGGAGCGGTCCGGAGGCGGTGACCGCGGTCGATGAGGTCTCGTTCACGGTCGAGCGCGGGTCTGTCGTCGGGTTGCTCGGCCCCAACGGCGCGGGGAAGACGACGACCATCAAGTCGATTCTGGGGATGGTGCTTCCCGACGAGGGGTCGGTCCGGATTCACGGCATCGACGTGTACGACCAGCCTCGTCGCGCGTACGCGCACGTTGATGCAATGTTAGAGGGCGCACGAAACGACTACTGGCGGCTTACCGTCCGCGAAAATCTGCGGTACTTCTCGACCATCGGCGGGGTAGACCCCGACTCGATAGCCGACCGTCACGAGCGACTGCTGGCAAAGTTGGACCTCGCGGACGCGGCCGACCAACCGGTCCGAAGCCTCTCGCGCGGGATGAAACAGAAGGTGTCGCTGGCCAGCGTCCTCGCCAGCGAGGCCGACGTGGTGTTCTTGGACGAGCCGACCCTCGGGCTGGACGTGGAGAGTTCGCTGACGCTCCGGCGGGAACTCCGGCGCATCGTCGCCGAGCGCAACCTCACCGTGGTCGTGAGCAGTCACGACATGGACGTTATCGAGGACATCTGCGACCGCGTGGTCATCATGAACGAGGGCCGGGTCATCGCCGACGACAGCGTGGGGAACCTGCTCCGCGGCTTCGACGCGCGGGGCTACCGCGTCACGAGTCCCGACTTCGACGAGACGGTAGTGGCCGACCTGCGGGACCGATTCGAGGTGGCTGGCGTCGAGGAGATGGGCGACCGGACCCGCGTCGAGGTGGCGACCGACAGCGATGGGTTCTACGCGCTGACGGCGTTCCTGCGGAGCCGCGACGTGACCCTCGACAGGGTCGAGACCGTCGATTGGGACCTCGAAGACGTGTTCGTGGAGTTGACGGGAGGCGACGAGCGATGACGGACCTGCGACGCGATGCTCCGGGCGAGACGGGCGACGCGAGCGAAGTGACTGCACCGCGACCCGCGGGCTACCTGCAACTCGCGAAGATGGTCCTCTACCGGGAGTATCTCCTGTTCGTGCGTTACCCCGCCAACGCCATCGGCGGCATCGTCGTCTCGCTGTTCTTCTTCGGCCTGCTGTTCTACGGCGGCCGGATGCTCGCGGGGCAAGCGATAACCGACTCCATCGAGGGCATCGTCGTCGGCTACTTCCTCTGGACGCTCTCGGTCGGAGCCTACTCGGCCATCTCCAACGACATCGGGAGCGAAGTCCAGTGGGGGACGCTCGAACGCCACGTCATGACGCCGTTCGGGTTCGCGCCGGTCGCGTTCCTGAAGGGGGTCGCCAAACTCGTCCGGACGTTCGTCACCTCGTCGGTTATCCTCATCGCCATGTTGCTCGTGACCGGGACGACGCTCACCATCGACGTGCTGACCATCGTCCCGGTCGCGGTCCTGAGCGTCGCCTCGGTACTGGGACTGGGCTTCGCGGCCGGGGGCGTCACGGTCCTCTACAAGCGCATCGGGAGTTGGCTCAACCTCCTCCAGTTCGGGTTTATCATTCTCATCTCGGCTCCGGCGTTCGGACTCGGGTGGACCAAGTTCCTCCCGCTCGCGCTCGGGAGTTCGATGCTCCAGCGCGCGATGGTCGACGGTGTTCGGCTCTGGGAGTTCCCGCTCGCGGACCTCGGGGTTCTGGTCGCCACCGCGGTCGGCTACGTGGCGCTCGGCTACGCCGTCTTCGAGTACGCCACCCGGCGCGCGCGACGACTCGGCGTCCTCGGCGACTACTGAATCCGTTCTCTCGGCGACGGTCTCCTCTCACCCGTAACCCTGATGTGACGCGCCGAGGTGCTGTCAAACGTGCAAATCAACATCATCGGTAGCGGCTACGTCGGGACGACGGTGGGGGCCTGTCTCGCGGACCTCGGTCACGAGGTGACGACCATCGACATCGACGAGGAGGTCGTCGCCGCCATCAACACGGGCGAGTCGCCGATACACGAACCCGGACTGGACGACCTGTTGGCGGAACACGTCGGGGAGAACCTCTCCGCGACGACTTCCTACGACGACCTCGCCGAGGCGGACGTGACGTTCCTCGCCGTCCAGACGCCCTCCCAGTCGGACGGGAGCATCGACACGGGACCGCTCCTGAGCGCGGCCGAGATGACCGGCGAGGCGCTTCGCGATACCACGGACCGTCACCTCGTCGTCGTCAAGAGTACCGTCACGCCGCCGAACGTCGAGGAGTTACGGAACGCGGTTCTCGACGGGGCGGGCAGTGCGCGCGACCACGTCGAGATGGCCGCGAACCCCGAGTTCCAGCGCGAGGGGTCCGCCGTCGAGGACTTCCTCGACCCCCAGAAGATCGTCTTCGGCACCGACTCCGACTGGGCGACCGACCGACTCCGGGCGGTGTACGCGCCGCTCGTCGCCGACAGCGACGCGAACGTGGTCGAGACGGACCCCGAGACGGCGATGATGGTCAAGTACGCCAACAACGTCTTCCTCGCGTCGAAGATCAGCCTCATCAACGAACTCGGCAACGTCTGCAAGGAGTTCGGCATCGACGCCTACGAAGTGGCCGACGCTATCGGGATGGACGACCGCATCGGCGAGCGATTCCTCCGGTCGGGGGTCGGCTGGGGCGGGTCGTGCTTCCCGAAGGACACCGCCGCGCTCATCGACACCGCGCGCGAGTCGGGGTACGAACCGGAACTGCTGGACGCCGTCGTCTCCGTCAACGACGAGCAACCGAGCCGGATGGTCGAGTTACTCACCGACCACGTGGACATCGAGGGACAGCGAGTCGCGGTCCTCGGACTGTCGTTCAAGCCCGGTACCGGCGATATTCGGAACTCGCGCGCCATCCCGGTCATCGAACGACTCGACGACCTCGGGGCAGAGGTCGCGGCGTACGACCCGGTCGCAGTCGAGACCATGCGCGAACGCTTCCCCGACGTGACCTACGCCGATAGCGCGGCCGATGCACTTCGGGACGCACACGGCGCGCTCGTGGTCACCGACTGGGACGAGTTCGCGACGCTCGACTCGGAGTTCGACGCGATGGCCCGTCCCGTCGTCGTGGACGGCCGTCACGTCGTCTCGCGACGCGACGGTCTGACCTACGAAGGTCTGACGTGGTAAGCCGCCGGTCGTTTCTTTCGATGCTCTTCCGGAGTGTTTCGGGCGGTTCTCCTCGGTTCTTCACGCGCAGGTGTGGAGCGTCGTAATCCGGCGTATCCCGTCGGCACTGATTTGGGGTTCACTCGTTTTATCGACACGTTTCGATTACTGGTGTGGAAGACGTTCTCCCTCCTCGTGAAAACGTTACCCACTGACGCTCTGATTCGACGGTCTTAAATGTAACCCGGCCATTCGTTGGAATGCGAACGAGGTCCGGTGGTTTGGGCCTCCGGGAATCGGCGAAAAACGACGCCTTTTTA is a window encoding:
- a CDS encoding ABC transporter ATP-binding protein, with protein sequence MTIQENRERPEESGGAQFGGEQSAVEGTPPDAGASPAIAVEGLRKRFGSGPEAVTAVDEVSFTVERGSVVGLLGPNGAGKTTTIKSILGMVLPDEGSVRIHGIDVYDQPRRAYAHVDAMLEGARNDYWRLTVRENLRYFSTIGGVDPDSIADRHERLLAKLDLADAADQPVRSLSRGMKQKVSLASVLASEADVVFLDEPTLGLDVESSLTLRRELRRIVAERNLTVVVSSHDMDVIEDICDRVVIMNEGRVIADDSVGNLLRGFDARGYRVTSPDFDETVVADLRDRFEVAGVEEMGDRTRVEVATDSDGFYALTAFLRSRDVTLDRVETVDWDLEDVFVELTGGDER
- the aglM gene encoding UDP-glucose 6-dehydrogenase AglM; translated protein: MQINIIGSGYVGTTVGACLADLGHEVTTIDIDEEVVAAINTGESPIHEPGLDDLLAEHVGENLSATTSYDDLAEADVTFLAVQTPSQSDGSIDTGPLLSAAEMTGEALRDTTDRHLVVVKSTVTPPNVEELRNAVLDGAGSARDHVEMAANPEFQREGSAVEDFLDPQKIVFGTDSDWATDRLRAVYAPLVADSDANVVETDPETAMMVKYANNVFLASKISLINELGNVCKEFGIDAYEVADAIGMDDRIGERFLRSGVGWGGSCFPKDTAALIDTARESGYEPELLDAVVSVNDEQPSRMVELLTDHVDIEGQRVAVLGLSFKPGTGDIRNSRAIPVIERLDDLGAEVAAYDPVAVETMRERFPDVTYADSAADALRDAHGALVVTDWDEFATLDSEFDAMARPVVVDGRHVVSRRDGLTYEGLTW
- a CDS encoding ABC transporter permease, producing MTDLRRDAPGETGDASEVTAPRPAGYLQLAKMVLYREYLLFVRYPANAIGGIVVSLFFFGLLFYGGRMLAGQAITDSIEGIVVGYFLWTLSVGAYSAISNDIGSEVQWGTLERHVMTPFGFAPVAFLKGVAKLVRTFVTSSVILIAMLLVTGTTLTIDVLTIVPVAVLSVASVLGLGFAAGGVTVLYKRIGSWLNLLQFGFIILISAPAFGLGWTKFLPLALGSSMLQRAMVDGVRLWEFPLADLGVLVATAVGYVALGYAVFEYATRRARRLGVLGDY